A genomic region of Penaeus vannamei isolate JL-2024 chromosome 42, ASM4276789v1, whole genome shotgun sequence contains the following coding sequences:
- the LOC138860587 gene encoding uncharacterized protein, giving the protein MADLNFDVLKAQAEELGLKGNDIAQYVISQQTLAREERAKEREFQKEQLEAEKERVKLEHELQMARLNNSDSSLNPVLFDGASRPSLPVFKDGEDITSYLIRFERIANLLNFKEETYAIRLGSLLTGKAVDIYTSLPPETTADYQLLKKALLRGYSKTPASYRNDFRTAKIKSGETYEQFAIRLGRLFDYWVDSHNITKDYASLRDFMLLDQLMSSISPDLRVFVKEHNVSSLADAVSLSDNWSSAHSAYPRSYQSSEQGKRSVAPKPQTPVQSALRRDFSSVKCHGCGDIGHIRSRCPKNPLAYKQYHPIPTHKVGFCLSDRENSKFMTAGTVNGAWVSTVLRDTGCTCVIVSHKVLPDVDLSRADLVGIEDYLGRVDYFPKTKCYLNCPYFKGWIDVVRAPIKFCSVLIGNVPGVYSPKLSPDSEVTERSNVPLDYSCAIQTRSSKVKRVHPLVLPEIEPLKVTPEDFAKLQAKCHSLTKFWEKVKSKEHDKMRDGTVFKYEQINGLLYRTCVASKHCERVGKSSLVVPSKCRAIILAVGHESPLAGHFSHRKSEMRIRDHFYWPNMGAEIRDFCKSCDKCQRMSSRGRVRPVPLKPMPILTEPFSRVSIDLVGPISPPSSEGHRYILTLIDFATGFPEALPLKEIDSISVAEALMVIFSRVGIPREILSDRGRQFVSQLMGELHKLLGVKPLFTTPYHPSGNGRVERFHATLKASLRKLCSDKPREWHRYLVPTLFAMREIPSDRTGFSAFELLYGRTVRGPLSVLRDLWEDTTMRDDVRSSFQYVIELKDKLEECAKIAAQNAEISSSKFKSYFDLKSQDRKFSPGEEVLVLLPDNQNKLLMSWSGPYTVLECRNKVNYLIDEGGKQKLLHANLLKKYHRRATSSQPNVMDEESKIDAEMNPQIVQNCILEDTELSDSNFPLTSDGEEPILPECDQPEICSDLSAEQKSDIDSVIAEFVDVFSLTPGCTNTLEHDIEVNTTERIKSKVYPIPIHLKPHFEGEVDQLLEQGIIQLSSSPHSSPVVMVKKSDGSYRMAIDYRAVNSVTNFHAEPACTMEEDLYKFSGCNYFSELDLTKAYYQVKLSEKARPLTAFPSHKGLMEFCRMPFGLVNACATYIRLMRIVLAGLKNVSFYFDNIFIHTKTWDEHKDAIVSVLKRLREHNLTAKPSKCRFGFKSIEYLGFILDGNYLHPKLDKIEAILNLPPPCTKKTLRSFLGLISFYRMFIPQAASMTSSLSDLLRKNVREPLKWTDELTEVFEQLKAALASKPVLKLPDSSHPFVLRTDSSDVGLGAVLLQYVDGHPFPVAYASRKLLDREKRYSTIEKEGLAIMFGIHRFRYYLMGQEFILEVDHKPLIYINKFKGSNNRLLRWSLSLQPYRFRLVHVAGRDNLGADLLSRSGN; this is encoded by the coding sequence ATGGCAGATCTTAACTTTGATGTTTTAAAAGCTCAGGCTGAGGAACTAGGCCTTAAAGGAAATGATATTGCTCAGTATGTCATCAGTCAACAGACACTTGCacgggaggagagagcaaaagaaagagaatttcagaaagagcaattagaggcagagaaagagagagttaaactaGAACATGAGCTTCAGATGGCTCGGTTAAACAATTCTGATAGTTCATTAAATCCTGTACTTTTTGATGGCGCTTCACGCCCTAGTTTACCAGTTTTTAAAGATGGAGAAGACATCACTTCATACTTAATTAGATTTGAGCGCATTGCTAACTTGTTAAATTTTAAAGAAGAAACTTATGCTATCAGATTGGGAAGTTTGTTAACAGGAAAGGCTGTTGATATATACACCTCACTGCCTCCAGAAACAACAGCCGATTACCAGTTATTAAAGAAAGCTCTCTTAAGGGGTTATAGTAAAACTCCTGCCAGTTACAGGAATGATTTTAGGACTGCTAAAATAAAAAGTGGTGAAACATATGAACAGTTTGCTATCAGGCTTGGACGATTGTTTGACTATTGGGTCGATTCGCATAATATCACCAAAGATTATGCATCTCTtcgtgattttatgttgttagaTCAACTAATGTCTTCTATCTCCCCAGATCTGCGTGTTTTTGTAAAGGAGCATAACGTCTCCTCCTTAGCTGATGCGGTAAGCCTGTCAGATAATTGGTCATCTGCTCATAGTGCTTACCCCAGGTCATATCAATCATCTGAACAAGGTAAGAGAAGTGTGGCTCCGAAGCCCCAAACTCCAGTCCAATCAGCTCTTAGAAGGGATTTTTCTTCTGTTAAATGTCATGGGTGTGGTGATATTGGACATATTAGATCTCGCTGTCCTAAAAATCCCCTAGCGTACAAGCAATATCACCCAATTCCAACTCACAAAGTCGGATTTTGTCTAAGTGACAGGGAAAATTCAAAGTTCATGACAGCTGGTACAGTGAATGGGGCTTGGGTATCCACAGTTCTCAGAGATACGGGGTGCACATGTGTTATTGTATCTCACAAGGTGTTACCAGATGTTGATCTCTCTAGGGCTGATCTGGTGGGGATCGAAGATTATTTAGGCCGGGTGGATTACTTCCCCAAAACTAAATGCTACCTGAATTGTCCCTATTTTAAAGGTTGGATTGATGTGGTGCGAGCACCAATTAAATTCTGTAGCGTCCTGATTGGAAATGTACCAGGGGTATATAGTCCCAAATTATCTCCAGATTCTGAAGTAACTGAACGTTCAAATGTCCCTCTTGACTATTCCTGTGCCATTCAGACTAGATCCTCCAAAGTAAAAAGGGTTCACCCTTTAGTGTTGCCGGAGATCGAGCCTCTTAAAGTAACTCCTGAAGACTTTGCAAAATTGCAGGCAAAATGTCATTCTCTCActaaattttgggaaaaagtaaAGTCTAAAGAACATGATAAGATGCGTGATGGTACGGTGTTTAAGTATGAGCAAATAAATGGTTTGCTGTACCGTACATGTGTTGCTTCAAAGCACTGTGAAAGAGTTGGTAAATCTTCTCTGGTTGTACCCAGTAAATGTAGAGCCATCATTCTCGCAGTAGGTCATGAGAGCCCCTTAGCCGGTCATTTCTCCCATCGGAAATCAGAAATGCGTATTAGGGACCATTTCTATTGGCCAAACATGGGAGCTGAAATCAGAGACTTTTGTAAGTCTTGCGACAAGTGTCAAAGGATGTCAAGTAGAGGTAGGGTAAGACCAGTGCCATTAAAACCCATGCCCATTTTAACGGAGCCTTTCTCTCGTGTCTCCATAGACTTGGTAGGAccgatttctcctccatcttctgaggGTCACCGTTATATTTTAACTTTGATAGATTTTGCGACTGGGTTTCCAGAAGCATTGCCTCTCAAAGAGATAGATTCAATATCTGTAGCTGAAGCCCTTATGGTGATCTTTTCAAGGGTCGGTATTCCTCGGGAAATTTTGTCTGATCGAGGAAGGCAATTTGTTTCTCAACTAATGGGCGAACTGCATAAATTATTGGGTGTAAAGCCACTTTTTACAACTCCCTATCATCCTagtgggaatggaagggtggaaaggtttcATGCAACACTAAAAGCCTCCTTAAGGAAATTGTGTAGTGACAAACCACGAGAATGGCACCGTTATCTTGTCCCCACATTATTCGCTATGCGAGAGATTCCTAGCGATCGAACTGGGTTTTCTGCTTTTGAGCTACTTTATGGACGGACAGTCCGGGGACCTCTTTCAGTCTTAAGGGACTTGTGGGAAGACACAACCATGAGAGATGATGTTAGATCTTCCTTTCAGTATGTGATTGAATTGAAAGACAAGCTGGAGGAGTGTGCTAAAATTGCAGCTCAAAATGCTGAGATTAGTTCCTCTAAATTCAAATCTTATTTTGACTTGAAATCTCAGGATAGGAAGTTTAGTCCAGGTGAGGAAGTTCTTGTGCTCCTCCCTGATAATCAAAACAAGTTGCTCATGTCTTGGAGTGGCCCTTATACTGTTCTGGAATGTCGAAATAAGGTGAATTATCTTATCGATGAAGGTGGAAAACAGAAGTTGCTTCATGCTAACCTTCTTAAGAAGTATCATAGGAGAGCAACAAGTTCCCAACCTAATGTTATGGACGAGGAAAGTAAGATAGATGCTGAAATGAACCCACAAATAGTCCAGAATTGTATTCTTGAAGATACTGAATTGAGCGATAGTAATTTTCCTCTAACTTCTGATGGAGAAGAGCCCATCTTGCCTGAGTGTGATCAACCCGAGATTTGTTCTGACCTTTCAGCAGAACAGAAATCCGATATTGATTCAGTAATTGCAGAGTTTGTAGATGTATTTTCATTAACTCCAGGTTGCACAAACACCCTTGAACATGATATTGAAGTTAACACCACAGAGCGTATAAAGTCTAAGGTTTATCCCATTCCTATACATCTAAAGCCTCACTTCGAAGGTGAAGTTGACCAATTGCTTGAACAAGGGATTATACAACTATCATCATCTCCCCATTCATCTCCTGTAGTCATGGTAAAAAAGTCTGATGGTAGCTATCGTATGGCCATAGATTATCGAGCTGTTAACTCCGTAACTAATTTTCATGCTGAACCAGCTTGCACTATGGAGGAAGACTTGTACAAGTTTTCAGGATGTAATTACTTCTCTGAATTAGATCTCACGAAGGCCTACTATCAAGTTAAACTTTCTGAGAAGGCCAGACCTTTAACAGCATTTCCTTCACACAAGGGTCTTATGGAGTTTTGTCGTATGCCTTTCGGATTGGTAAATGCTTGTGCCACTTATATCCGCCTTATGCGCATTGTTTTGGCTGGTTTAAAGAATGTTTCCTTCTATTTTGACAATATTTTCATCCATACTAAAACATGGGATGAACATAAAGATGCAATTGTTTCAGTGTTAAAGAGATTACGTGAACATAACCTCACTGCAAAGCCATCAAAATGCAGATTTGGCTTTAAGTCTATTGAGTACTTGGGTTTTATTCTTGATGGAAACTACTTGCATCCTAAACTCGATAAAATAGAAGCTATACTTAATCTACCTCCTCCTTGCACAAAGAAGACCTTAAGATCTTTCCTTGGTTTGATTTCATTCTATAGAATGTTTATTCCACAAGCAGCTTCAATGACAAGCTCTTTATCTGATTTGTTGCGTAAAAATGTCAGGGAACCACTGAAATGGACGGACGAATTGACTGAAGTATTTGAACAGTTAAAAGCTGCATTAGCTTCCAAACCCGTATTAAAGTTACCTGATTCTTCCCATC
- the LOC138860669 gene encoding cuticle protein AMP1A-like, whose product MKPPCLALGNTGLLLLSVLVSEAAENPYSAPITILKDDRTQDAYGGYSFDFESGNGIVWQESGKESDGQAKQGGWRYESPEGVPVEISFVADQGGYQPQWAIIPVAPPLSYQRSGN is encoded by the exons atgaagcctccgtgcctggcccttggcaaCA CCGGCCTTCTGCTGCTGTCCGTCCTCGTCTCGGAGGCGGCCGAGAATCCTTACTCCGCGCCCATCACTATCCTGAAGGACGACCGAACGCAGGACGCCTACGGTGGCTACTCCTTCGACTTCGAGTCCGGCAACGGCATCGTTTGGCAGGAGTCCGGGAAGGAGAGCGACGGACAGGCGAAGCAGGGAGGCTGGAG ATACGAATCCCCCGAGGGCGTCCCAGTCGAGATCTCCTTCGTGGCCGACCAGGGGGGGTACCAACCCCAGTGGGCGATCATCCCCGTGGCTCCACCCCTTTCCTACCAGAGATCCGGGAACTAA